The following coding sequences are from one Desulfosporosinus orientis DSM 765 window:
- a CDS encoding NAD-dependent epimerase/dehydratase family protein has translation MNYILFGGTGFIGTNLINLIKTSSLKPEDKIYALDIVMPGEEGVVPGIVEKFEGVIYVRLDVRQPIEFNFNSTEKDIIFNLAAVHRTPGHPDYAYFETNIKGAENVTAFADRNGIKRILFTSSIAPYGAAEELKCEDTLPTPNTAYGISKLVAEKIHAIWQAKDESRCLTIVRPGVVFGKGEHGNFTRMYKGIKNRYFFYAGRTDTIKASIYVKELAEFIKYRMIDNDFTGVGLYNCTYEPAFTVKQSCEAIKKATGLKRKTLVIPSWILMIASVVLYPFGGKKLGLHPARVKKLEVSTNISGKKLAASGYKLKYSLDEALLDWFEDCGREKLE, from the coding sequence ATGAACTATATACTATTCGGTGGGACAGGCTTTATTGGAACTAACTTAATCAATTTAATAAAGACTTCCAGTTTGAAGCCGGAAGATAAAATTTACGCTCTTGATATCGTAATGCCCGGAGAAGAGGGTGTTGTTCCGGGGATAGTAGAGAAATTCGAGGGCGTTATTTATGTACGCTTAGATGTGCGCCAGCCGATAGAGTTTAATTTCAATTCCACCGAAAAAGATATTATATTTAATCTCGCAGCAGTACATAGAACTCCGGGACATCCTGATTATGCATATTTTGAAACCAATATCAAAGGTGCGGAGAATGTTACGGCGTTTGCAGATAGAAACGGAATCAAGAGAATACTTTTCACGAGTAGTATCGCCCCTTATGGAGCGGCAGAGGAATTGAAGTGCGAGGATACACTCCCTACACCGAACACTGCCTACGGAATAAGCAAACTTGTAGCAGAGAAAATTCACGCTATATGGCAAGCGAAAGACGAATCAAGGTGCCTCACCATAGTACGTCCCGGTGTGGTTTTCGGCAAAGGCGAGCATGGTAATTTCACGAGAATGTACAAAGGTATAAAGAACAGATACTTCTTCTACGCAGGCAGGACAGACACGATCAAAGCATCAATCTATGTGAAAGAGCTTGCTGAGTTCATCAAATACAGAATGATTGACAATGATTTCACTGGAGTAGGTTTATACAACTGCACTTACGAACCGGCTTTTACTGTTAAACAATCATGTGAAGCCATAAAGAAAGCTACAGGGCTTAAGAGGAAAACGCTCGTAATACCCAGTTGGATCTTAATGATTGCCTCGGTGGTTTTATATCCGTTTGGTGGAAAGAAACTCGGTCTTCATCCGGCAAGGGTGAAGAAACTTGAGGTTAGCACCAATATTAGCGGAAAAAAGCTTGCTGCGAGTGGTTATAAGTTAAAGTATAGCTTGGATGAAGCTCTGTTAGACTGGTTTGAAGATTGTGGGAGAGAAAAGTTAGAGTAA
- a CDS encoding sugar transferase, with protein sequence MLREYSSVLDDISQIVDLAVLSLGFFFTVEIYRYKHAMAGRVWEQYFLIFLVYIICWIISSNVNHVYRSRRFISAVLEARQLIIAHLATFAITITAVTLYQPTLIHNRFVFYFEFIALCLTLGVHLIVRLVLQAWRSIGRNIRYVLILGSGQAAHSYLEKIKKNPQLGYEIVGYLAPERNGLEIPYLGDYSNLHAVMSMKIVDLTVVTAPLSDERVKDCLELLDLMGKTVTILLDDVVAKVTRSRPVDFDGLPMVAYDSRPRLPGHELAKRVMDIVVTGAGLIVISPILLAIAIVIKVSSDGPVIFAQERVGLNGRIFNMYKFRSMVVNAEELKAKLAHLNEMSGPVFKISNDPRVTTIGRILRKTSLDELPQLWNVLMGDMSLVGPRPPLPSEVNLYDPKHRKRLSVKPGITCIWQISGRNDVDFEKWMEMDAEYVERWSLWMDVAILAKTVPVVLGRKGAS encoded by the coding sequence GTGTTAAGAGAGTACAGCTCAGTATTAGATGACATTTCACAGATTGTTGATCTCGCTGTTTTGAGCTTAGGTTTTTTCTTTACAGTTGAGATTTATCGATATAAACACGCTATGGCTGGCAGGGTTTGGGAACAGTACTTTCTCATCTTTTTAGTCTATATCATATGTTGGATTATTAGCTCTAACGTTAATCACGTTTATCGTTCTAGACGGTTTATTTCAGCGGTTCTAGAAGCAAGGCAGCTAATCATAGCTCATTTAGCTACTTTTGCTATAACTATTACGGCTGTAACCTTGTACCAACCCACGCTTATACATAACCGATTTGTGTTTTACTTCGAATTTATAGCGCTGTGTCTTACATTAGGCGTCCACTTAATTGTACGGCTGGTGTTACAAGCATGGCGCTCGATAGGAAGAAATATACGTTATGTACTAATCCTTGGCAGCGGTCAAGCTGCTCACTCTTACTTAGAAAAAATCAAAAAAAATCCGCAGTTAGGTTATGAGATAGTTGGCTATTTAGCTCCAGAACGTAATGGCCTGGAAATACCTTATTTGGGTGATTATTCAAATTTGCATGCCGTAATGAGTATGAAAATAGTTGATTTAACCGTTGTGACGGCACCTTTATCCGATGAAAGAGTGAAGGATTGTCTTGAATTACTGGATCTTATGGGGAAAACAGTAACGATTTTATTGGATGATGTGGTTGCTAAAGTGACTAGAAGCAGACCCGTCGATTTCGATGGATTGCCGATGGTAGCTTATGATAGTCGTCCGAGACTTCCAGGACATGAACTGGCCAAGAGGGTTATGGATATTGTTGTAACGGGTGCTGGGCTTATCGTTATCAGTCCAATATTGTTAGCTATTGCGATCGTCATTAAGGTATCCTCAGACGGGCCGGTTATTTTTGCTCAAGAACGGGTCGGTTTAAATGGGCGGATTTTTAACATGTATAAGTTTAGATCGATGGTTGTTAATGCGGAAGAACTTAAGGCAAAGTTAGCACATCTAAATGAGATGAGTGGGCCTGTGTTTAAAATCTCAAATGATCCACGGGTGACTACTATCGGAAGGATTTTAAGAAAAACTAGCTTGGATGAATTACCACAGTTGTGGAATGTACTGATGGGTGATATGAGTTTAGTTGGGCCGAGGCCTCCTTTGCCGAGTGAGGTTAATCTGTATGATCCTAAGCATCGAAAGCGCTTATCAGTGAAGCCAGGGATTACGTGTATCTGGCAGATTAGCGGCAGGAATGATGTGGACTTTGAAAAGTGGATGGAAATGGATGCTGAGTATGTGGAGCGGTGGTCGTTGTGGATGGATGTGGCGATTTTGGCGAAGACTGTGCCGGTGGTGTTGGGGAGGAAGGGGGCGAGTTAG
- a CDS encoding tyrosine-protein phosphatase, with the protein MIDIHSHILPGLDDGAKIIEDSLEMARQLHQSGFKTLIATPHVMEGSDFLSPEKILAAVAELRKNVAEAEIPVEILPGAENYIFPDLGKWAHQGKLLTLGNTGKYLLMELPMLEIPHYTEQVFFDLQVQGLTPILAHPERNRGLIDRPEYLVEWANKGVLFQLNLRSLSGRYGPQVQELAERMIRSKLIHFVGSDAHRPSQEDTDYLKALRSTKEMTEDDGIREITINNPQAILAGRALPEKREYTLHTLKRKKKRRFWEFF; encoded by the coding sequence ATGATCGATATACACAGCCATATTCTCCCCGGACTGGATGATGGAGCAAAGATAATAGAAGATTCCCTGGAGATGGCCCGTCAATTGCACCAATCCGGATTCAAAACACTTATAGCCACTCCGCATGTTATGGAAGGAAGCGACTTCCTAAGTCCGGAGAAGATCCTTGCGGCGGTGGCTGAGCTGCGCAAAAATGTGGCTGAGGCAGAAATTCCAGTAGAGATTTTACCCGGTGCGGAAAACTATATTTTCCCGGATCTGGGGAAATGGGCCCACCAGGGTAAGCTCTTAACCTTGGGTAATACGGGTAAGTATCTTCTCATGGAGCTGCCCATGCTGGAAATTCCTCATTACACCGAACAAGTCTTCTTTGACTTACAAGTCCAGGGCCTGACTCCCATCCTCGCCCACCCGGAGCGGAATAGGGGATTGATCGACAGGCCGGAGTACTTAGTGGAATGGGCTAATAAGGGGGTCCTTTTTCAGCTAAATCTCAGAAGTCTGAGCGGGAGGTATGGACCTCAGGTTCAGGAGCTGGCTGAAAGAATGATCAGGAGTAAGCTCATTCACTTTGTCGGTTCTGATGCCCACCGGCCTTCTCAAGAGGATACGGATTACCTCAAGGCCCTTAGAAGCACTAAAGAGATGACAGAGGACGATGGAATCCGGGAAATCACAATAAATAACCCCCAGGCAATTTTGGCGGGGAGAGCCCTGCCGGAGAAAAGAGAGTATACCCTTCACACATTGAAAAGGAAGAAAAAGAGAAGATTTTGGGAATTTTTTTGA
- a CDS encoding CpsD/CapB family tyrosine-protein kinase translates to MTLITHEQTKSPISEAYRTLRTNVQFTSIDTKTKRIMVTSSGPREGKSTTVANLAVSMAQSGKSVLVIDADLRNPTQHKLFELENFEGLSNFLVQDDQDKDFIRETAVPRVKVLTGGPIPPNPAELVGSQRMKRLIEEVSELYDVVLIDTPPIIAVTDAAVLAQEVDGVILVLASGEVNKEYAQRAKDQLDKVGAKILGAVINKADLKTSEYYYYYYYHGSDDPKKKRTRKNRS, encoded by the coding sequence TTGACATTAATAACGCACGAACAAACGAAATCCCCCATCTCCGAAGCCTACCGGACGCTTCGGACGAATGTACAGTTTACCAGTATAGATACTAAGACCAAAAGAATCATGGTCACAAGCTCAGGTCCCCGGGAAGGGAAATCCACCACCGTCGCGAACCTGGCTGTGAGTATGGCTCAATCCGGAAAATCTGTTTTAGTGATAGACGCTGATTTGCGTAACCCAACCCAACACAAACTATTTGAGCTGGAGAATTTTGAGGGACTCTCAAACTTTCTGGTTCAAGATGATCAGGATAAAGACTTTATTAGGGAAACAGCGGTACCCAGGGTTAAAGTCCTTACGGGAGGTCCCATTCCTCCCAATCCGGCTGAGCTCGTCGGCTCCCAGCGGATGAAGCGTCTGATTGAGGAAGTCAGTGAACTCTATGATGTGGTCCTTATCGATACGCCACCTATCATTGCTGTGACAGATGCCGCGGTTCTTGCTCAGGAAGTAGATGGAGTCATCTTGGTCTTAGCTTCAGGGGAAGTCAACAAAGAATATGCCCAACGGGCCAAGGATCAGCTGGATAAGGTAGGGGCCAAGATACTTGGGGCTGTTATCAATAAAGCTGACCTGAAAACCAGTGAATACTATTATTACTATTACTACCATGGCAGCGATGATCCTAAGAAGAAAAGGACTCGTAAGAATCGTTCATAG
- a CDS encoding YveK family protein gives MEEEIDLRQYWEILRKRWIIVVVLPLIAALTSGIISYFIIKPVYQASTTLIVGKKASEEGQAAVQMLDNNVLLANQQLAKTYAAIAQSRTVEQSVIDDLDLSLTVSELDKLITINPVKTTEILEIQVLNTDPQLATAIANTMASEFSKAVIEIKKVDSVSIVDTAVVPDEPVKPNKKLNILIAFAVGLMVSVGLVILLEYLDNTIKTSDDVESVLGIPVLGVIPTYEAGKRV, from the coding sequence ATGGAAGAAGAAATAGACTTACGCCAGTATTGGGAAATACTTCGCAAACGTTGGATTATAGTTGTTGTTCTGCCGCTTATTGCAGCTCTGACCAGTGGAATCATCAGTTACTTTATCATAAAGCCCGTGTATCAGGCTTCCACCACTTTAATCGTAGGAAAAAAAGCTTCCGAGGAAGGTCAAGCCGCCGTACAAATGCTGGACAATAATGTCCTTCTGGCGAATCAGCAGCTGGCCAAAACTTATGCAGCCATTGCCCAAAGCCGCACCGTTGAACAAAGTGTGATTGACGACTTGGATTTGTCCCTGACAGTCAGCGAACTGGACAAGTTAATCACCATTAACCCTGTGAAAACAACAGAAATCCTGGAAATCCAAGTTTTAAATACCGACCCGCAGCTGGCCACAGCTATTGCCAATACCATGGCTTCAGAGTTCTCGAAAGCAGTTATAGAAATTAAAAAAGTTGACAGTGTCAGTATCGTCGATACAGCTGTAGTGCCGGATGAACCGGTGAAGCCCAATAAAAAGTTAAACATTCTCATTGCCTTTGCAGTGGGTTTGATGGTCTCAGTAGGTTTAGTCATCTTGCTGGAGTATTTGGATAATACAATAAAAACTTCTGACGATGTTGAGAGTGTGCTGGGGATCCCCGTACTAGGTGTTATTCCAACCTATGAAGCAGGAAAACGAGTTTAA
- a CDS encoding SGNH/GDSL hydrolase family protein, whose amino-acid sequence MLRNAKLDLYIILAALIIAASIIGAFWVMNHGKTTDVTFKQPSPATTAGPTAEAEPSESASAKSLPGPGEEELTTIRILVLGDAVAASQGASQKDETGWHALVSRELQGKYPLNFQWDFKTTEQATINNALTCVSDVTAETNLIILCLGRNDWTVLTPKEFKEKYEELLMTLKDKNPSAGIFLIAEPPVKNIKSNNRFFPYRQAILDLGKNQQLPVLDLWSAFIQDPAPLTDLLADGVNPNDQGYRIFASEVLKGFDGVLWGKY is encoded by the coding sequence ATGCTGCGCAATGCTAAACTGGATTTATATATTATCTTAGCTGCCCTGATCATTGCAGCCTCAATTATAGGGGCATTCTGGGTAATGAATCACGGAAAGACGACCGACGTAACATTCAAACAACCCTCTCCCGCCACTACCGCCGGTCCGACAGCTGAGGCTGAGCCCTCAGAATCCGCCTCCGCAAAATCCCTTCCCGGTCCCGGTGAAGAAGAGCTCACAACCATCAGAATTCTTGTCCTGGGGGATGCTGTGGCCGCAAGTCAAGGTGCCTCCCAAAAGGATGAAACCGGCTGGCATGCCTTAGTTTCCCGGGAGCTTCAAGGCAAGTACCCTCTGAATTTCCAGTGGGATTTTAAAACCACGGAACAGGCCACGATTAATAATGCCTTAACCTGCGTTTCTGACGTGACAGCAGAGACGAATCTGATTATTCTCTGCCTGGGCAGAAATGACTGGACTGTACTTACTCCCAAGGAATTCAAGGAGAAGTACGAGGAGCTGCTCATGACCCTTAAGGACAAAAATCCCAGCGCCGGTATTTTCTTAATAGCCGAACCGCCTGTCAAAAACATAAAAAGCAATAATAGGTTTTTTCCCTACCGGCAGGCTATTTTAGATCTGGGAAAAAACCAGCAGCTTCCTGTCCTGGACCTGTGGTCTGCTTTCATCCAGGACCCTGCTCCCCTGACCGATTTATTGGCAGACGGGGTTAATCCTAATGATCAAGGGTATAGAATTTTCGCGTCTGAGGTATTAAAAGGCTTCGATGGGGTTTTGTGGGGTAAGTATTAA